One Myxosarcina sp. GI1 genomic window carries:
- a CDS encoding Na(+)/H(+) antiporter subunit B has product MKWIYFLAGIALFIKVLIMPNPAAEWSEFSIVEAIAEDAGVPNAVSGIIFRNRLYDTIFEVVVFTIAILGVKFLLANEQPTETVYRFSDRPSIILARLGATISAIVAIELAIRGHLSPGGGFAAGVAGGTAIGLIAITSNSRWMEAIYKKWNAATWEKISVLVFIVLAIVTLIGFQLPSGELETLFSGGMIPLLNVLVAIKVALGSWAVILLFIRYRGLL; this is encoded by the coding sequence ATGAAGTGGATTTATTTTTTGGCTGGAATAGCCTTATTTATTAAAGTACTTATAATGCCCAATCCAGCAGCAGAATGGTCAGAATTTTCTATTGTTGAGGCGATCGCCGAAGATGCAGGCGTACCGAATGCGGTTTCGGGTATTATCTTTCGCAATCGTCTTTATGACACAATTTTTGAAGTGGTGGTATTTACCATCGCTATATTAGGCGTGAAGTTTCTCCTGGCAAACGAACAACCTACAGAAACAGTGTATCGATTCAGCGATCGCCCTTCAATAATTTTGGCACGTCTGGGGGCTACTATCTCTGCAATTGTCGCGATCGAACTGGCAATTAGAGGTCATCTCAGCCCTGGGGGTGGTTTTGCTGCTGGTGTAGCTGGAGGTACTGCAATCGGCTTAATTGCCATTACTTCTAACTCTCGATGGATGGAAGCAATATATAAAAAATGGAATGCTGCTACTTGGGAAAAAATTTCGGTTTTAGTTTTTATTGTTTTGGCAATAGTAACTTTAATTGGTTTTCAGTTACCATCAGGAGAATTAGAAACTTTATTTAGTGGCGGTATGATTCCTTTGCTGAATGTTTTAGTAGCGATTAAAGTTGCTTTGGGTTCATGGGCAGTTATTTTATTATTTATCCGCTATCGAGGTCTACTTTAA
- a CDS encoding DUF4040 domain-containing protein, whose protein sequence is MIDKYYIYIIVALLPLSALMLVFQANPYHALVIRAILGAVAVLIYAVLGAADVALTEALVGTMLAITLYVVAVRSSLVMRLGVLQELAIERESYFVELIANLKKAINRHHLRLELVEYPDLQALERALMTKEIHGICTTKPKSLEPQLNKTTGIDVRQIYHTAIRVRRLYEILQSELASPETQLTLVTVPDGEDKH, encoded by the coding sequence ATGATCGATAAATATTATATTTATATAATTGTCGCATTGTTACCGCTATCAGCCTTGATGCTGGTATTTCAAGCTAATCCCTATCATGCTTTAGTTATTAGAGCTATTTTAGGGGCAGTTGCGGTATTAATCTATGCTGTTTTAGGTGCTGCCGATGTAGCTTTAACTGAGGCTTTGGTAGGTACAATGTTGGCAATTACTCTTTATGTGGTCGCAGTACGTTCCTCTTTGGTTATGCGTTTGGGTGTATTGCAAGAATTAGCAATAGAACGGGAAAGTTATTTCGTAGAATTAATAGCCAATCTGAAAAAAGCCATTAATAGACATCATTTGCGTCTCGAATTAGTCGAATATCCCGATTTACAAGCTTTAGAACGGGCATTGATGACTAAAGAAATACACGGAATTTGTACTACCAAACCCAAATCTTTGGAACCACAACTAAATAAGACCACAGGAATAGATGTCAGGCAAATTTATCATACTGCAATTAGAGTTCGTCGTTTGTATGAGATTTTGCAATCCGAACTAGCTTCACCCGAAACTCAACTAACTTTGGTAACTGTACCTGACGGAGAAGATAAGCATTGA
- a CDS encoding monovalent cation/H(+) antiporter subunit G has translation MIDILSYSLMVIGIIFWFWGTLPLIGKRSVLYKLHSLSVADTLGSMTIILGLLLKIPGEWSLLLLAIITLAIWNTVLGYVIAYCASDEKIEDRNKLTSS, from the coding sequence ATGATTGACATTTTGAGTTATAGTCTGATGGTAATCGGCATCATCTTCTGGTTTTGGGGAACATTGCCGTTAATTGGCAAGCGATCTGTTTTATATAAGCTTCACAGTCTTTCTGTCGCCGATACTCTCGGTTCGATGACTATTATCTTGGGTTTACTACTCAAAATACCTGGTGAATGGTCGCTGTTGCTGCTAGCAATTATTACCTTAGCAATTTGGAATACCGTGTTGGGATATGTCATAGCCTACTGCGCCAGCGATGAAAAGATTGAAGATAGGAATAAACTGACAAGTAGCTAA
- a CDS encoding Na+/H+ antiporter subunit E: MDASNYLNLILRLAIWFLLTADFSLSNIIIGVAIAFLLPRGYTSSGKLKDWLRVLWEILRAIPQAYLEAIQMMLRPHNREEIVRQRVKPRRTPGLVFLDIFLITFTPKTIVTKYDRRGWYEVHRVTRSSSK; this comes from the coding sequence ATGGACGCGAGCAACTATCTCAATCTAATTTTACGACTAGCAATTTGGTTTTTGCTTACTGCCGATTTTAGTTTGTCCAATATTATTATCGGTGTGGCGATCGCTTTTTTGTTGCCTCGCGGTTATACTTCTTCGGGCAAGTTAAAAGATTGGCTAAGGGTGTTGTGGGAAATCTTAAGAGCAATTCCCCAAGCATATTTAGAAGCAATTCAAATGATGCTACGTCCCCACAACCGTGAAGAAATTGTCAGACAAAGAGTCAAACCAAGACGCACACCAGGACTAGTATTTTTAGATATATTCCTGATTACCTTTACCCCCAAAACTATTGTGACTAAATACGATCGACGGGGGTGGTATGAAGTACACAGAGTAACAAGAAGCAGCAGCAAGTAG
- a CDS encoding cation:proton antiporter, with the protein MTEITIIWLALSFFVGFIIYLLPKLDRYFALAIALVSAAYSVSLFLMRSPLNIQLLDNFGVTLTIDRLSGFFILTNALVTAAVVVYCWQTGKTSYFYMQTIILHGSVNATFICADFISLYVALEVISIASFLLITYPRTDRAIWVGLRYLFVSNTAMLFYLVGAVLVYQAHHSFSYAGLRGSPPEAVALIFLGLLVKGGIFVSGLWLPLTHSESESPVSAMLSGVVVKAGVFPLVRCALLLEEIDPVVRFFGVCTALLGVGYAVFEKDTKRMLAFHTISQLGFVLAAPVVGGFYALTHGLVKSALFLIAGILHSRNFKQLQQQPISNKLWIALVIASFSISGFPLLSGFGAKVLTSKNLLPWQVIGMNLAALGTAVSFAKFIFLPHHKEMEKRDNREIGKKIQPGFWWAMVILLGGLVGANVFYYQAYTLQNTLKPLATIVLGWLAYLLIFKKSVIKLPRAIEQFDHLIGVMSLMLILLFWIVWTRATISI; encoded by the coding sequence ATGACCGAAATTACAATTATTTGGCTAGCTCTATCATTTTTTGTTGGGTTTATTATTTATCTATTGCCCAAACTAGACCGCTATTTTGCATTAGCAATAGCGTTAGTTTCTGCTGCTTATTCGGTATCGCTCTTTTTAATGCGATCGCCTTTAAATATTCAGCTGCTAGATAATTTTGGCGTTACTTTAACTATCGATCGCTTGAGTGGCTTTTTTATTTTGACTAACGCCTTGGTCACGGCAGCAGTAGTTGTTTACTGTTGGCAAACAGGTAAAACATCTTACTTTTATATGCAGACAATTATTCTGCATGGCAGCGTTAATGCAACTTTTATCTGTGCCGATTTTATTAGTTTGTACGTGGCGTTAGAAGTAATTAGTATTGCTTCTTTTTTATTAATTACTTATCCCCGTACAGATAGAGCGATTTGGGTGGGCTTACGCTATTTATTTGTCAGCAATACGGCAATGCTGTTTTATTTGGTAGGAGCAGTGCTGGTATATCAAGCACATCATTCTTTTAGTTATGCAGGTTTGCGCGGTTCTCCTCCCGAAGCAGTGGCTTTAATTTTTTTAGGTTTGTTGGTCAAAGGAGGTATTTTTGTTTCTGGGTTATGGCTGCCTCTAACACACTCCGAATCAGAATCTCCAGTCTCGGCAATGCTTTCGGGGGTAGTAGTAAAAGCGGGGGTATTCCCCTTAGTACGTTGTGCGCTGCTGCTAGAAGAAATAGATCCTGTAGTGCGGTTTTTTGGCGTGTGTACGGCACTGTTGGGGGTAGGCTATGCCGTATTTGAAAAAGATACCAAACGGATGTTGGCATTTCATACCATTTCACAGTTGGGTTTTGTTCTCGCTGCGCCAGTTGTAGGTGGTTTTTATGCGCTTACTCACGGTTTGGTAAAGTCTGCCCTGTTTCTCATTGCTGGTATTTTACATAGTCGTAATTTTAAACAACTACAGCAGCAACCTATTAGTAACAAACTTTGGATTGCTTTAGTAATTGCTAGTTTTTCTATTTCTGGTTTTCCTCTGTTATCTGGTTTTGGCGCAAAAGTATTAACCAGTAAAAATTTATTGCCTTGGCAGGTTATTGGCATGAATCTTGCCGCTTTGGGAACGGCAGTTTCCTTTGCTAAATTTATTTTTCTGCCACATCACAAGGAGATGGAGAAAAGAGACAATAGGGAGATAGGGAAAAAAATACAGCCTGGTTTTTGGTGGGCGATGGTTATTTTACTTGGTGGATTGGTTGGGGCAAACGTTTTTTACTATCAGGCTTATACTCTGCAAAATACGCTCAAACCACTGGCAACAATTGTTCTTGGCTGGTTAGCATATCTCCTGATTTTCAAAAAATCGGTAATAAAATTACCTCGGGCGATCGAACAATTCGACCATTTAATCGGGGTAATGAGCTTAATGTTAATCTTACTATTCTGGATTGTATGGACGCGAGCAACTATCTCAATCTAA
- a CDS encoding cation:proton antiporter subunit C yields the protein MLEAFVFATILCGFFGIIFKKNLVMKIISMDIMSTGIIAYYVLVASRDGLFTPIVSNKDNVAYADPVPQAVILTAIVIGFSIQALMLVGVMKLANNNPTLETSAIEENNTP from the coding sequence ATTTTAGAAGCTTTTGTATTTGCCACGATATTATGTGGCTTTTTTGGCATCATCTTTAAGAAAAATTTGGTAATGAAAATCATCTCAATGGACATTATGAGTACGGGAATCATTGCCTATTACGTATTGGTAGCATCGCGGGATGGTTTGTTTACGCCAATTGTGTCGAATAAAGACAATGTTGCCTATGCCGACCCCGTTCCCCAGGCAGTTATTCTGACAGCAATTGTAATTGGGTTTTCAATCCAGGCGTTGATGCTGGTAGGGGTAATGAAGCTAGCTAATAATAATCCTACCTTGGAAACTAGCGCGATCGAAGAAAACAATACACCATGA
- a CDS encoding P-II family nitrogen regulator — translation MTQQASKLVIVTEKVLLKKIAKIVDEAGATGYTVVDAGGKGSRNVRSSGQPSVSDTQSNIKIEVLIRNRDMAVKISDKIAAEFFDDYSGIAYICNAEVLHAHKF, via the coding sequence ATGACCCAACAAGCAAGCAAGCTCGTCATCGTCACGGAAAAGGTACTGCTGAAAAAGATCGCCAAGATCGTCGACGAAGCTGGGGCTACCGGTTATACGGTGGTGGACGCTGGCGGTAAAGGCAGTCGCAACGTGCGCTCGTCGGGACAACCCTCCGTTTCCGACACTCAGTCGAATATAAAGATAGAGGTGCTTATCCGCAATCGGGATATGGCCGTGAAAATTTCCGATAAGATCGCAGCGGAGTTTTTCGACGATTATTCGGGCATCGCCTATATCTGTAACGCGGAAGTACTGCACGCGCACAAGTTCTGA
- a CDS encoding sodium-dependent bicarbonate transport family permease, with protein MDFLSDFLTRFLAQLQSPTLGFLIGGMVVAALNSRLQIPDAVYKWIVFMLLIKVGLKGGIAIRESNLAEMLLPAVFAVVIGILIVFIARYTLAKLPKVRVVDAIATGGLFGAVSGSTLAAGITVLEQQDIAYEAWAGALYPFMDIPALVTAIVLASIYTSKQNRTAEESLKKQESLSKQAVTAGGYSSEQKYPTSRQEYRSQQRITASGYPKEQRDSVSKRVEIWPIIKESLQGSALSALLLGLALGLLTQPEPVFESFYEPLFDGLLSILMLVMGMEATARIGELRKVGHWYALYAFVAPLVHGFIAFGFGLIAHYTTGFSLGGVVLLSVIAGSSSDISGPPTLRGGIPSANPSAYIGSSTAVGTPIAIAVGIPLFIGVAQAVMGG; from the coding sequence ATGGATTTTTTGTCTGATTTTTTGACGCGCTTCCTGGCGCAGTTACAGTCCCCGACACTCGGCTTTCTAATTGGTGGTATGGTTGTTGCTGCCCTCAATAGCCGACTGCAAATTCCAGATGCAGTCTATAAGTGGATCGTCTTCATGCTGCTCATAAAGGTTGGTCTGAAGGGCGGCATTGCAATCCGCGAGTCCAATCTGGCGGAGATGCTGTTGCCCGCAGTGTTTGCCGTAGTAATAGGGATTCTAATCGTGTTTATCGCACGCTACACCTTGGCGAAGCTGCCGAAGGTTAGAGTCGTGGATGCTATTGCGACTGGGGGCTTGTTTGGTGCCGTGAGTGGCTCTACCCTCGCCGCTGGCATAACGGTACTGGAACAGCAAGACATCGCATACGAGGCTTGGGCTGGCGCACTCTATCCCTTCATGGATATCCCAGCACTCGTGACTGCAATTGTCTTGGCTAGCATTTATACCAGCAAGCAGAACCGTACCGCAGAAGAGTCTCTCAAGAAGCAGGAGTCTCTCAGCAAGCAAGCTGTTACCGCAGGCGGGTATTCTAGCGAGCAGAAGTATCCCACCAGCAGACAGGAGTATCGCAGCCAGCAGCGCATTACTGCAAGCGGGTATCCCAAAGAGCAGCGCGATAGCGTAAGCAAACGGGTCGAGATCTGGCCCATCATCAAGGAAAGCCTCCAAGGATCTGCCCTATCAGCACTACTGCTCGGTCTCGCTCTAGGTCTGCTAACCCAACCAGAACCTGTCTTTGAGAGCTTCTACGAGCCCCTCTTCGACGGACTGCTTTCGATCCTGATGTTGGTAATGGGTATGGAAGCCACGGCAAGAATCGGCGAGCTGCGCAAGGTGGGTCACTGGTACGCCCTATATGCCTTTGTGGCACCGCTAGTGCATGGGTTTATAGCCTTCGGTTTCGGTCTGATTGCCCATTACACCACGGGGTTCAGCCTTGGGGGTGTTGTGCTTCTGTCCGTCATCGCTGGCTCTAGTTCAGACATTTCAGGACCCCCCACCTTACGAGGCGGTATCCCGTCGGCTAATCCCTCGGCATACATTGGCTCATCCACGGCCGTCGGCACGCCAATTGCAATTGCCGTTGGAATACCGCTATTCATCGGGGTCGCCCAGGCGGTGATGGGTGGCTAA
- a CDS encoding cation:proton antiporter — protein MINLASIFPNPLVPDCIFTSPLLATEPSSETAPMVLAGVLLSLIFIYLASKLGGELSKLVDLPPVLGELVAGVVVGVSALHLLVFPEAGAVAGDSVVITILQFVGLNPESTEEVFALSSEVVSVLAEIGVIILLFEIGLESDIRELQKVGVRAAIVAIVGVVAPFVAGTVGLVLIFGMPTIPAVFAGAALTATSIGITSKVLSELGQLKSTEGQIIVGAAVIDDVLGIIVLAVVASLAKTGEVDIVNLVYLILSATAFLVGSIFLGKFFNKSFVAIAEKLQTRGNLVIPALIFAFSMAFLANAIHLEAILGAFAAGLVLDETDKRKELDQQVIPIADILVPIFFVSVGARVDLSVLNPSSAANRQGLIIAAFLIVVAIIGKLITGWAIVGQEKINRLAIGIGMIPRGEVGLVFAGIGAASGVLDKPLQAAIIIMVILTTFIAPPLLRFAFKGEEQLVEQPELS, from the coding sequence ATGATTAATTTGGCATCGATATTTCCTAATCCCTTAGTTCCCGATTGTATCTTTACTTCTCCATTACTAGCTACCGAGCCTAGTTCTGAAACTGCACCAATGGTATTAGCAGGGGTTTTATTGAGTCTAATCTTTATTTATCTAGCAAGTAAACTAGGAGGGGAACTTTCTAAATTAGTCGATTTACCTCCCGTGCTGGGCGAACTAGTTGCTGGTGTAGTAGTAGGGGTTTCTGCATTGCACCTATTAGTATTTCCCGAAGCTGGTGCAGTTGCTGGCGATTCAGTTGTTATTACTATCCTACAGTTTGTGGGGTTAAATCCCGAAAGCACCGAGGAAGTATTTGCCCTCTCTAGTGAAGTTGTCTCTGTGTTAGCCGAAATTGGAGTAATCATACTCTTATTTGAAATCGGTTTAGAATCGGATATTAGAGAACTGCAAAAAGTTGGAGTTAGAGCGGCTATCGTGGCAATTGTAGGTGTTGTCGCTCCCTTTGTCGCTGGTACTGTAGGTCTGGTATTAATCTTTGGTATGCCTACAATTCCTGCGGTGTTTGCTGGTGCGGCATTAACTGCTACTAGTATTGGTATCACCTCCAAGGTACTGTCGGAGTTGGGACAGCTAAAATCTACAGAAGGTCAAATTATTGTCGGTGCGGCAGTTATCGATGACGTTCTCGGTATTATTGTCTTAGCTGTAGTAGCCAGTCTGGCAAAAACTGGAGAGGTAGATATTGTTAACTTAGTCTATCTAATTCTTAGTGCTACTGCTTTCTTAGTTGGTTCGATCTTTTTAGGTAAATTCTTTAACAAAAGCTTCGTCGCTATTGCTGAAAAACTTCAGACTAGAGGAAATTTAGTCATTCCTGCCTTAATTTTTGCTTTCTCGATGGCGTTTCTAGCTAATGCCATTCACTTAGAGGCAATTTTGGGTGCATTTGCCGCTGGTTTGGTTTTAGATGAAACTGACAAACGTAAAGAATTAGACCAACAGGTTATTCCCATTGCAGATATCTTAGTGCCAATCTTCTTTGTATCTGTCGGTGCCAGAGTAGATCTTAGCGTCCTCAATCCCTCTAGTGCTGCTAACCGACAGGGATTAATTATTGCCGCTTTCTTAATTGTAGTTGCCATTATCGGTAAATTAATTACTGGTTGGGCAATTGTAGGTCAAGAAAAAATCAACCGTTTGGCAATTGGTATTGGCATGATTCCTCGCGGTGAGGTCGGCTTGGTCTTTGCTGGTATAGGTGCAGCTAGTGGCGTTTTAGATAAACCTTTACAGGCAGCTATCATTATCATGGTAATTCTCACGACTTTCATCGCTCCTCCTTTATTGCGTTTTGCTTTTAAAGGAGAGGAACAACTAGTAGAACAACCAGAGTTGTCATAA
- a CDS encoding SulP family inorganic anion transporter, translating into MAITNRIHFRNVKGDIFGGITAAVIALPMALTFGVASGAGASAGLWGAILIGFFAALFGGTPTLISEPTGPMTVVMTAVIAGLTASNPENGLAMAFTVVMLAGVFQIIFGMLKLGRYVTLMPYTVISGFMSGIGVILIILQIAPFLGQASPKGGVVGTVQNIPNLIANINPLETLLAAITVAILFFYPDKLKKYIPPQLLALIVGALVAILFFGDANIRTIGAIKVGLPSLQLPTFSAAQIREMIVDALVLGMLGCIDALLTSLVADSLTRTEHDSNKELIGQGLGNLIAGLFGGIAGAGATMGTVVNIQSGGRTALSGLTRAIVLLIVVLGLSQYLEGIPLAVLAAIALKVGIDIVDWGFLKRAHKISTKAALIMYGVIILTVFVDLIVAVGVGVFVANVLTIERLSNHRADQVKAVTYDDEEIKLKLEEKHLLEKANGRVLLFYLSGPMIFGVAKAISREHNLIDNYQALVLDLSEVPILGVTSSLALENAITEALEKGRQVFLVGVSGQAEKRLKTMGVMTQIPTQNILSDRTMALRQAVNYVDEYSDFDRGTVPPQAIS; encoded by the coding sequence ATGGCAATTACTAATAGAATTCACTTTAGAAACGTAAAAGGCGATATCTTCGGCGGTATCACTGCCGCAGTTATCGCCCTACCAATGGCTTTAACCTTCGGAGTTGCTTCTGGTGCAGGAGCTTCAGCAGGGTTATGGGGCGCGATTTTAATCGGCTTTTTTGCCGCTCTTTTCGGAGGAACTCCCACTCTAATTTCCGAACCTACAGGTCCCATGACCGTAGTGATGACCGCAGTTATTGCAGGACTAACAGCTTCTAATCCAGAAAATGGTTTGGCAATGGCGTTTACCGTCGTCATGCTGGCGGGAGTTTTCCAAATTATTTTTGGGATGTTAAAACTCGGTCGATACGTAACCCTAATGCCCTATACAGTTATCTCTGGCTTTATGTCGGGCATTGGGGTAATTCTGATTATTTTGCAAATTGCTCCATTTTTGGGTCAAGCTAGTCCCAAAGGTGGGGTAGTCGGTACGGTGCAAAACATACCGAATCTGATTGCTAATATCAATCCTTTAGAAACTCTCTTAGCTGCGATAACGGTAGCGATTCTTTTCTTTTATCCTGACAAATTGAAGAAGTACATACCGCCTCAGTTATTGGCATTGATTGTGGGAGCTTTAGTCGCCATATTATTTTTCGGCGATGCAAATATTCGCACTATTGGTGCAATAAAAGTAGGTTTGCCAAGTTTACAACTACCTACTTTTAGTGCAGCTCAAATAAGAGAAATGATAGTTGATGCACTGGTTTTAGGAATGCTGGGCTGTATCGATGCTTTACTCACTTCTTTGGTTGCAGATAGTTTAACTCGTACAGAACACGATTCCAATAAAGAATTAATAGGTCAAGGTCTTGGTAATTTAATAGCTGGTTTATTCGGCGGTATTGCTGGTGCTGGTGCAACTATGGGAACTGTAGTTAATATTCAGTCTGGTGGTAGAACTGCTCTTTCTGGCTTAACCCGTGCAATAGTTTTGCTAATAGTAGTTTTAGGACTTAGTCAATATCTTGAAGGTATTCCTCTAGCAGTTTTGGCAGCAATTGCCCTTAAAGTTGGTATCGATATTGTCGATTGGGGTTTTCTCAAACGCGCTCACAAAATCTCTACCAAAGCCGCGCTAATTATGTATGGGGTAATTATCCTGACGGTGTTTGTAGATTTGATTGTTGCTGTCGGTGTCGGGGTATTTGTTGCTAACGTTTTAACTATCGAACGTCTTTCCAATCATCGTGCCGACCAAGTTAAAGCTGTTACCTATGACGATGAAGAAATAAAACTCAAACTGGAAGAAAAACACCTGTTAGAAAAAGCTAATGGTCGCGTACTTCTATTCTATTTAAGCGGTCCAATGATTTTTGGTGTAGCTAAAGCTATCTCTCGCGAACACAATTTGATCGACAATTATCAGGCATTGGTTCTAGATCTATCGGAAGTACCTATTTTGGGTGTAACCTCTTCTTTAGCTTTAGAAAATGCCATTACCGAAGCACTAGAAAAAGGTCGCCAAGTCTTCTTGGTAGGTGTGAGCGGACAGGCAGAAAAACGCTTGAAAACGATGGGGGTAATGACACAAATTCCCACTCAAAATATTTTAAGCGATCGCACTATGGCTCTCAGACAGGCAGTAAATTACGTTGACGAATACAGCGATTTCGATCGCGGCACAGTTCCACCTCAAGCAATTAGTTAG
- a CDS encoding iron uptake porin, with translation MYRETAKICCFCAAKTTEVLSSLTLIIFGNFFWLFLGTSVLASEVAEKTSDRALPPETSNQLGQVTGVEAIKNGTIDTTSLLNSDLELLTDSKLETASGLEQLTKVNQLRDVAPTDWAYEALRSLVDRYGCIAGYPNNTYRGSQAITRYEFAAGLNACLNQIERLIASSQTVSQQDLDTMQRLSQEFAAELATVEGRIDNLENRLAFIEDNRFSTTTKFSAFTWFNLTGAAADGDVLVETTDLSVPSVIRPPGRDPVTGEPAVSLLTDDPEITLSNLVWLTFETSFTGEDVLVTQLAVGNGDSPANLFASAGTYNTFGIPFTDQTAGVQGEGNSEVVIHDLYYNFPINDSFRIAVGPQINWYVFFEQNAYTYFLTGASSFNSIGSSLSNAVDRGSGAVVLWDISDKFKLNIGYLGESTEFLPSPPFNTASDPDKGVFGGTNTSTAELTYSPTDTFNARLMYNYTHLSSDVNVVGGVIGGVTGEPIQNGLADAGAGAGLDIDPNDGGLKDSFSHTVGFNFDWEILSKLGVFARYTYASITLKPIDSTVNVQSIQAGLAFPDVGKEGALGTFSFLIPFDVTNGEEYLVAGAGDGGTQYEFELSYFYPLNDNVALIPAFYLVSNPNNFDENPNIYVGNLRMQFSF, from the coding sequence ATGTATAGAGAGACAGCAAAAATCTGTTGTTTTTGTGCTGCTAAAACAACCGAAGTTCTTAGTAGTTTAACGCTAATAATTTTTGGTAATTTTTTTTGGTTGTTTTTAGGGACTTCGGTATTAGCATCAGAGGTAGCCGAAAAAACGAGCGATCGCGCCTTGCCTCCAGAAACTTCTAATCAATTAGGACAAGTTACTGGAGTTGAAGCAATCAAAAACGGTACGATAGATACTACAAGCTTGCTCAATTCCGACTTGGAGTTATTAACCGATTCTAAATTAGAAACTGCTAGTGGTTTAGAACAGCTTACTAAAGTCAACCAGTTACGAGATGTCGCGCCTACTGACTGGGCTTATGAAGCCTTACGTAGCTTAGTAGACCGCTATGGTTGTATTGCAGGTTATCCTAATAATACTTATCGTGGTAGTCAAGCTATTACTCGATATGAATTTGCCGCAGGTTTAAACGCTTGTTTGAATCAGATTGAAAGATTAATCGCCTCTTCACAGACGGTATCGCAACAAGACTTAGATACGATGCAGCGTCTGTCTCAAGAGTTCGCTGCCGAACTTGCAACTGTAGAAGGCAGAATAGACAATTTAGAAAATCGCCTCGCTTTTATAGAAGACAATCGCTTTTCTACTACCACCAAATTTAGTGCTTTTACCTGGTTTAATCTTACTGGAGCGGCAGCCGACGGTGATGTTTTGGTAGAGACAACAGATTTAAGCGTTCCTTCGGTAATTAGACCCCCAGGAAGAGATCCTGTAACTGGCGAACCAGCAGTATCATTGTTGACCGACGATCCTGAAATTACTTTGAGCAATTTAGTCTGGCTGACTTTTGAAACCTCTTTTACGGGGGAAGATGTTTTAGTAACTCAATTGGCGGTAGGTAATGGAGATTCTCCCGCCAATTTGTTTGCTTCGGCTGGTACTTATAATACTTTTGGCATACCTTTTACCGACCAGACAGCAGGGGTTCAGGGAGAAGGTAACAGCGAGGTTGTCATTCACGATTTGTATTACAATTTCCCCATTAATGACAGCTTTCGCATCGCAGTTGGTCCTCAAATCAACTGGTATGTCTTTTTCGAGCAAAATGCCTACACTTATTTTTTAACTGGAGCGAGTAGCTTTAATTCTATCGGTAGTAGTTTATCTAACGCGGTAGATCGCGGTTCGGGAGCAGTGGTGCTGTGGGATATTAGCGATAAGTTTAAATTAAATATTGGCTATCTAGGAGAGTCTACTGAGTTTCTTCCCAGTCCGCCTTTTAATACCGCTAGTGACCCAGACAAAGGTGTGTTTGGGGGTACGAATACCAGCACGGCAGAATTAACTTACTCTCCTACCGATACTTTTAATGCCAGACTGATGTATAACTACACCCACCTCAGTTCGGATGTAAATGTTGTAGGTGGTGTAATTGGGGGGGTAACGGGAGAACCCATACAAAATGGACTAGCCGATGCTGGTGCTGGTGCGGGACTGGATATCGATCCCAATGACGGAGGTTTAAAAGATTCTTTTTCTCATACGGTGGGATTTAATTTCGATTGGGAAATTTTGTCTAAGCTGGGCGTTTTTGCTCGTTATACTTATGCCAGTATCACGCTCAAACCTATAGACAGTACGGTCAACGTTCAATCAATTCAAGCAGGATTGGCTTTTCCCGATGTCGGCAAAGAAGGAGCTTTAGGTACGTTTTCTTTTTTGATTCCCTTTGACGTTACCAATGGCGAAGAATATCTAGTTGCAGGTGCTGGTGATGGTGGTACTCAGTATGAATTTGAATTAAGTTATTTTTATCCCCTCAATGACAATGTTGCTTTAATTCCTGCTTTTTATCTAGTTAGCAATCCTAACAACTTTGACGAGAATCCTAATATCTACGTGGGCAATTTACGAATGCAGTTTAGTTTTTAA